A genomic region of Alicyclobacillus sp. SO9 contains the following coding sequences:
- the yvcK gene encoding YvcK family protein, whose translation MRRWWLLAWTIGIFGCGILAGALNITRLRSNTFALGSAVLIVAMVMLAGGWWKTLRQTRKKMKQIERRQRIVTIGGGTGLSVLLRGLKEYDVDLTAVVTVADDGGSSGRLRSDFAMPPPGDIRNCLVALADTEPLLERLLQYRFASGSGLRGHSFGNLFLAAMTHILGDFETAIRETSRVLAVHGRVLPAAREDVKLRAVLRDGSIVEGESNIPEAGQSIERIELVPADVMPLPEAVEAIENADAIVIGPGSLYTSILPNLLIPGITEAIMKSRAKKIFVCNVMTQPGETDAFSASRHVEEIYRHVQHRLFDYILVNGASLPTEALEKYQAQNSYPVLVDMEQLHNLGLKVIARDFVHYATYARHDSRLIADQIVNLIGYDRRSATSYGK comes from the coding sequence ATGCGCAGGTGGTGGCTGCTAGCCTGGACAATCGGAATCTTTGGCTGCGGCATACTGGCCGGGGCTTTGAACATTACTCGATTGCGAAGCAATACCTTTGCCTTGGGTTCTGCGGTCCTGATTGTTGCCATGGTAATGTTGGCCGGTGGATGGTGGAAGACGCTCCGCCAGACGAGAAAAAAGATGAAACAAATCGAGCGCCGGCAGCGCATTGTTACGATTGGCGGCGGCACTGGATTGTCAGTGCTTCTCAGAGGGTTAAAGGAGTATGACGTCGACTTAACAGCAGTAGTGACTGTTGCTGACGATGGAGGCAGTTCAGGACGTTTGCGCTCTGATTTTGCCATGCCGCCGCCGGGAGATATAAGAAACTGTTTGGTAGCCCTGGCGGATACAGAACCATTGCTCGAGCGGCTTCTGCAATACCGGTTTGCATCCGGCAGCGGATTGCGCGGGCATAGCTTTGGGAACTTATTTCTGGCAGCAATGACACATATTCTGGGAGATTTTGAAACGGCCATACGGGAAACAAGCCGGGTTCTTGCGGTTCACGGGCGTGTGCTTCCTGCTGCACGAGAAGATGTAAAGCTGCGGGCTGTCCTCCGGGACGGATCCATTGTCGAAGGTGAATCTAATATCCCCGAAGCGGGACAAAGCATTGAGCGCATTGAGTTGGTGCCGGCAGACGTCATGCCGTTGCCTGAAGCTGTAGAAGCGATTGAAAACGCCGATGCGATTGTCATTGGTCCCGGCAGCTTATATACGAGTATTCTTCCCAATCTGCTTATACCAGGGATTACGGAGGCAATCATGAAGAGCCGGGCTAAGAAAATCTTTGTCTGCAACGTCATGACACAGCCAGGCGAAACAGACGCATTTTCGGCGTCCAGGCATGTAGAAGAGATATATCGGCATGTGCAGCATCGATTGTTTGATTATATCCTTGTGAATGGAGCGTCGTTGCCGACAGAGGCACTGGAAAAGTACCAAGCTCAAAACTCCTACCCTGTTCTTGTCGACATGGAGCAGTTGCATAACCTGGGACTTAAAGTTATTGCCAGAGATTTCGTGCACTACGCCACGTATGCTCGTCACGACAGTCGTTTGATTGCAGATCAAATCGTAAACCTCATCGGTTACGACAGGCGCTCAGCAACTTCATACGGTAAGTAA
- a CDS encoding HPr family phosphocarrier protein translates to MVEQTITVRLRSGLLARPAALFVQEANKFSSDTFVEKDGKSVNAKSIMGIMSLAIANGQQITVKADGSDAKDAVNRLVEMVSNEE, encoded by the coding sequence ATGGTCGAACAAACTATAACAGTTCGCTTACGTTCAGGTCTGCTGGCGCGTCCCGCTGCACTATTTGTTCAGGAGGCGAACAAATTTTCCAGTGATACCTTTGTTGAGAAAGACGGAAAATCTGTGAACGCTAAGAGCATCATGGGAATTATGTCATTAGCGATTGCAAACGGACAGCAGATTACGGTGAAAGCAGATGGCTCTGATGCCAAGGACGCTGTCAATCGACTTGTAGAGATGGTCAGTAACGAGGAGTAA
- the whiA gene encoding DNA-binding protein WhiA — protein sequence MSFASRTKKELTLIEESDCCQRTELEALITANGRLKTIGGRPVLDIETENVAIARRIYTLIKAALTVHPEVVVRKKMRLKKNNVYAIRLSTHPLELLQQLGWNRLPSPGAVEQSVPVLDKRRKRCCQRAYLRGVFLAGGSVNDPGSNSYHLEISASTKALGEILIKMTDAYELHAKLIQRKRGYVLYLKEGEKIVDFMSIIGAHQALLKFEDVRILKGMRNQVNRLVNCETANLNKTIGAAVRQLEVIRFIDEHMGIQNLPNHLREVAELRQKYPEVNLQELTARLGNKVSKSGLNHRFRKLEQIAEQLGK from the coding sequence GTGTCATTTGCATCTCGAACAAAAAAAGAGTTGACTCTCATTGAAGAGTCTGACTGCTGTCAACGGACAGAACTGGAAGCGTTGATAACGGCAAACGGCAGATTGAAAACCATTGGGGGCCGCCCTGTCCTGGACATTGAGACAGAGAATGTTGCTATTGCACGTCGCATCTATACCCTCATAAAAGCAGCCCTTACGGTTCATCCTGAAGTCGTTGTACGAAAAAAGATGCGTCTGAAAAAGAACAATGTATACGCAATCCGTCTTTCTACCCACCCGTTGGAATTGCTGCAACAACTCGGGTGGAACCGTCTTCCAAGTCCAGGCGCGGTAGAGCAATCGGTTCCAGTTCTCGACAAACGCCGCAAGCGTTGCTGTCAAAGGGCGTACCTGCGCGGTGTGTTCTTGGCCGGCGGCTCGGTAAACGACCCGGGGAGTAATTCCTATCACTTGGAAATCAGCGCATCCACGAAGGCGTTGGGTGAGATACTTATAAAGATGACAGATGCCTACGAACTGCATGCGAAACTAATTCAGCGTAAACGCGGATACGTCCTTTATCTGAAGGAGGGCGAGAAGATTGTTGACTTTATGAGCATTATTGGTGCTCATCAGGCATTGCTGAAGTTTGAAGATGTTCGTATTCTTAAAGGAATGCGCAACCAAGTCAACAGACTTGTGAATTGTGAGACAGCAAATCTCAACAAGACCATTGGCGCTGCAGTTCGCCAATTAGAAGTAATTCGATTTATAGATGAACACATGGGGATCCAAAATCTGCCGAATCACTTGCGAGAAGTGGCTGAACTCAGACAAAAGTATCCGGAGGTCAACCTCCAGGAATTGACCGCAAGATTGGGAAACAAGGTCAGTAAGTCAGGATTAAACCACAGGTTTAGGAAATTAGAGCAGATTGCTGAACAACTCGGCAAATAA